One window of Lagenorhynchus albirostris chromosome 16, mLagAlb1.1, whole genome shotgun sequence genomic DNA carries:
- the LOC132506971 gene encoding pulmonary surfactant-associated protein A-like isoform X1, which yields MLLCSLTLTLIWMVVSGLEYNMKEVCLGSPGTPGTPGSHGLPGRDGRDGIKGDPGPPGLMGPPGGMPGPPGRDGMIGAPGLTGERGEKGEPGERGPPGLPPYLDEELQSTLLEINHQILKMMRVLSLQGSMLAVGEKVFATSGQSVNFDAIRESCAKAGGRIATPRSLEENEAIANIVKKHNTYAYLGLTEGPTAGNFHYLDGTPVDYTNWYPGEPGGWGKEKCVEMYTDGRWNDKNCLQSRLAICEF from the exons ATGCTGCTGTGCTCTTTGACCCTCACCCTCATCTGGATGGTGGTTTCTGGCCTTGAGTACAACATGAAGGAAGTTTGTCTTGGAAGCCCTGGCACCCCTGGTACTCCTGGATCCCATGGCCTGCCAGGAAGAGATGGGAGAGATGGCATCAAAGGAGACCCTGGACCTCCAG GCCTCATGGGCCCCCCTGGAGGAATGCCAGGCCCCCCTGGGCGTGATGGGATGATTGGAGCCCCTGGCCTCACTGgagagcgtggagaaaagggagagccTGGTGAGAGGGGTCCTCCAG GGCTTCCACCTTATCTAGACGAGGAGCTCCAGAGCACACTCCTTGAGATCAACCATCAAATCCTGAAGATGATGCGCG TCCTCAGTCTGCAGGGGTCCATGCTGGCAGTGGGAGAGAAGGTCTTCGCCACCAGCGGGCAGTCGGTCAATTTTGATGCCATTAGAGAGTCATGTGCCAAAGCAGGTGGGCGCATTGCTACCCCAAGGAGTCTAGAGGAGAATGAGGCCATTGCAAACATCGTGAAGAAGCACAATACTTACGCTTACCTGGGCCTGACTGAGGGTCCCACTGCTGGAAACTTCCACTACCTGGATGGAACCCCTGTGGATTACACCAACTGGTACCCAGGGGAGCCCGGGGGTTGGGGCAAAGAGAAGTGTGTGGAGATGTACACAGATGGCCGGTGGAATGACAAGAACTGCCTGCAGTCCCGACTGGCCATCTGTGAGTTTTGA
- the LOC132506971 gene encoding pulmonary surfactant-associated protein A-like isoform X2: MLLCSLTLTLIWMVVSGLEYNMKEVCLGSPGTPGTPGSHGLPGRDGRDGIKGDPGPPGLMGPPGGMPGPPGRDGMIGAPGLTGERGEKGEPGERGPPDEELQSTLLEINHQILKMMRVLSLQGSMLAVGEKVFATSGQSVNFDAIRESCAKAGGRIATPRSLEENEAIANIVKKHNTYAYLGLTEGPTAGNFHYLDGTPVDYTNWYPGEPGGWGKEKCVEMYTDGRWNDKNCLQSRLAICEF, from the exons ATGCTGCTGTGCTCTTTGACCCTCACCCTCATCTGGATGGTGGTTTCTGGCCTTGAGTACAACATGAAGGAAGTTTGTCTTGGAAGCCCTGGCACCCCTGGTACTCCTGGATCCCATGGCCTGCCAGGAAGAGATGGGAGAGATGGCATCAAAGGAGACCCTGGACCTCCAG GCCTCATGGGCCCCCCTGGAGGAATGCCAGGCCCCCCTGGGCGTGATGGGATGATTGGAGCCCCTGGCCTCACTGgagagcgtggagaaaagggagagccTGGTGAGAGGGGTCCTCCAG ACGAGGAGCTCCAGAGCACACTCCTTGAGATCAACCATCAAATCCTGAAGATGATGCGCG TCCTCAGTCTGCAGGGGTCCATGCTGGCAGTGGGAGAGAAGGTCTTCGCCACCAGCGGGCAGTCGGTCAATTTTGATGCCATTAGAGAGTCATGTGCCAAAGCAGGTGGGCGCATTGCTACCCCAAGGAGTCTAGAGGAGAATGAGGCCATTGCAAACATCGTGAAGAAGCACAATACTTACGCTTACCTGGGCCTGACTGAGGGTCCCACTGCTGGAAACTTCCACTACCTGGATGGAACCCCTGTGGATTACACCAACTGGTACCCAGGGGAGCCCGGGGGTTGGGGCAAAGAGAAGTGTGTGGAGATGTACACAGATGGCCGGTGGAATGACAAGAACTGCCTGCAGTCCCGACTGGCCATCTGTGAGTTTTGA